From Candidatus Cybelea sp.:
ACGCTCGCATCGGCAGCGTGCACGCATCCCAACGTGGAGGCGTCGGTAACCGATCCGCAGCCGCCGGTGCTCCCGCACGGGCTCAAGGCGTCGGGAACCGTCGAGGTCTCAGTAACGATTGCGCCAAACGGAACGGTCACCCGAACGTCGGTAGTCAAATCGAGCGGCAGCGCGACGATCGACGATTCGGTCGTTGCCGCGGCACGCAAGAGCAAGTACTCTCCGAAGGTCGCGAACTGTGCACCCGTCGAGGGCAGCTACATCTTCCGCGCGGACTTTACGCCGCGCCCCTAACCGCGCCGTTATCGGAGGGCGGGCGGCTCCCAGAGTTCGATGCGATTGCCCTCGGGGTCGACAACCCAGCCGAAGCGGCCGTATTCGTGATTATCGGTC
This genomic window contains:
- a CDS encoding energy transducer TonB, whose protein sequence is TLASAACTHPNVEASVTDPQPPVLPHGLKASGTVEVSVTIAPNGTVTRTSVVKSSGSATIDDSVVAAARKSKYSPKVANCAPVEGSYIFRADFTPRP